In the Populus trichocarpa isolate Nisqually-1 chromosome 1, P.trichocarpa_v4.1, whole genome shotgun sequence genome, one interval contains:
- the LOC112328504 gene encoding extensin-like — MGTWGRPGQWPMQLVYAVAFCLVATSVVAYQPYIYASPPPPHHPIIYKHPSYKLPSIPKHVAHLPHYYKPHLPKHEKSPSYQYKSPPPPPKHVVPLSYYYKSPPPPKYVTHSPYIYKSPPQPKQSKHTPKYYYKSPPPPPKHVVSSPYYYKSPPPPKYIKHTPYFYKSPPPSSPKHHQAPHYYYKSSRSPLKSPPPSYYYKSPPPPSSSPPPPYYYKSPPPPSSSPPPPYYYKSPPPPSQSPPPSYYYKSPPPPSPSPPPPYYYKSPPPPSPSPPPPYYYKSPLPPSLSPPPPFYYK, encoded by the coding sequence ATGGGAACTTGGGGAAGGCCAGGGCAATGGCCTATGCAGCTTGTTTATGCGGTGGCATTTTGCCTTGTAGCCACTAGTGTGGTTGCCTACCAGCCTTACATTTATGCTTCGCCGCCACCACCTCACCACCCTATCATCTACAAACACCCATCTTATAAGTTACCGTCAATACCAAAACATGTTGCTCATCTTCCACACTATTACAAACCTCATCTTCCAAAGCATGAAAAATCTCCATCATACCAGTACAagtcacctccaccaccaccaaaacATGTGGTACCTTTGTCATATTATTACAAATCACCGCCTCCACCTAAATATGTGACACATTCACCTTATATTTACAAGTCACCACCACAACCAAAGCAATCAAAACATACTCCTAAATACTATTACAAATCACCGCCGCCGCCCCCAAAACATGTGGTGTCTTCACCGTATTATTACAAGTCCCCACCTccaccaaaatatataaaacatacaCCTTATTTTTACAagtcaccaccaccatcatcaccaAAGCATCATCAAGCACCACATTATTATTACAAGTCATCACGCTCACCATTGAAATCTCCACCTCCATCGTATTATTATAAATCTCCACCACCTCCATCTTCATCACCTCCTCCTCCATATTATTATAAATCACCACCTCccccatcatcatcaccaccacctcCCTACTACTACAAGTCACCACCACCTCCATCCCAATCTCCTCCTCCCTCATACTATTATAAATCACCACCTCCTCCATCTCCATCGCCACCACCTCCATACTACTATAAGTCACCGCCACCTCCCTCTCCATCTCCTCCCCCTCCATACTATTATAAATCACCTCTTCCACCATCCCTATCACCGCCACCCCCATTCTATTATAAGTAA
- the LOC7496026 gene encoding basic leucine zipper 23, with product MKDYNMDDGEIELSDHVLLPNPDSSGSLQSSASVDSLLDEFLKNTRTCTHTHTCNPLGPDITHTHTCYHTHTQVITSEEDDDVNNREHSNSKVKRPAGNREAVRKYRQKKKAHTAYLEEEVKKLRISNQQLVRKIQQQVILEAEVLRLRSILMGLRGKIDTELGVLPFQNQGDATAAFKDGNCGAQSTGGPMNLQCQTDLPCFHTQVVGSSSRVNIDGNDKLMESWEGTCQPVILNSQANMDNMATTEGHAMDMVEALMSSASQVQ from the coding sequence ATGAAAGATTATAACATGGATGATGGGGAGATAGAGCTTTCGGATCATGTTTTGTTACCGAATCCCGATTCATCTGGCAGTTTGCAGAGCTCTGCATCTGTGGATTCACTTCTTGATGAATTCTTGAAGAATACGAGAACATGTACTCACACTCACACTTGCAACCCCCTTGGCCCTGACATAACTCATACACATACATGCTACCACACACACACCCAAGTCATTACttctgaagaagatgatgacgTAAACAATAGAGAGCATTCCAATTCTAAAGTAAAAAGGCCAGCAGGAAATAGAGAAGCAGTTCGAAAGTacagacaaaaaaagaaggcacATACTGCTTACTTAGAAGAGGAAGTGAAGAAATTGCGTATATCGAACCAGCAGCTGGTGAGGAAAATACAGCAGCAGGTAATTCTTGAAGCCGAGGTTTTGAGGCTAAGAAGCATATTGATGGGCCTGAGGGGAAAGATTGATACTGAATTGGGTGTGTTACCATTCCAAAATCAGGGTGACGCTACTGCTGCTTTCAAGGATGGCAATTGTGGTGCGCAGTCTACTGGTGGGCCAATGAATCTACAGTGTCAGACAGATTTACCGTGCTTCCATACTCAAGTAGTAGGTTCGTCTTCGCGGGTTAATATTGACGGAAATGACAAATTGATGGAATCATGGGAAGGGACTTGTCAGCCTGTGATATTAAATTCTCAGGCTAACATGGATAATATGGCAACTACAGAAGGACACGCAATGGACATGGTGGAAGCCTTGATGTCATCTGCCTCTCAAGTTCAATAA